The following is a genomic window from Bombina bombina isolate aBomBom1 chromosome 3, aBomBom1.pri, whole genome shotgun sequence.
ATGTACTGCGGCCCCCGCTGGTCTCTGGATAGCCGCTACTTCTGGAGGGTGAGTCTGTCCCACGCTGCTTCAATTGTCCAAGAACTTCGCAAGTCCCGGGTTATGAAGGAATGAATGTTTGTTCACTATCGTGTGAGTGactttgaacaatttattttttttaaataattaaatgcctACCTCCTGGAGAGCGTTCTTCACTTGGCTGGATATTGTGAAGGGATTTTTCTTTATCATGGAAAGGATCCTATGATTATCCACCACTGTTGTCTTCTGTGGATGTCCAggcctttttgtgttgcagagcCCACCAGTGCGTTCTTTTTTTATCTATGAATGTACCAAACTATTGATTTGGTcactcctaatgttcctgctatctctctgatggattccttttttttttacttgcattaagAGCAGTGGAGGCCGCGCTAAGAAGCCCTGTACAAACACAGAGTTCCCAGCCCAGTGTCTCCAGACCAGCTGCACAACCGATCGACACAGCATGCCCTGGCGCAAAGCAGTAAAATATTACATCTGCTCATACCTGCTGGGTCCTCCAAGTGGTGGATCTCCAGGGGCTGATTGCACCTGTGACCTTTGCGACCCTGTAATTTCCACCAGTGGGCTGTGTACTTTATCAAGTTTGAAAGTGTAGTCCATGTAGTCCATTTTAGGTTTTTGAGCTATGGGAGGTTGGGGCCTGGAGGAGAGACACAAACAAATAAAAGTAAAGAAGGGAGAAAATAATTTTATGATAATCATATAACCTACTTAAGTTTTCTGTGCTATGACAAGCTGGTGATACAGGGAGGGGAATATCACATAAACACAAAAACAATGTATGATAAATCATGGAAGGCGAAGTTACATCCAAATGGATCATGCTATACCAATATCAAAATGTTTCTTTACATGTCAGCTAAAATTAGAAACTTATTTCCGTCATAAAACTGTCAAATTATTGTTGTTTTTGAACAAATATGTTATGTAAAGTTAGCTCGATTAGTTACGTAAAATGGCGTAGGCTTTACGCAGTCTGCTGGAACCCCCCATTTATTTTATGTCCTTTCTCACATTCTTGCTTATCTTTCACTGACCCTAGCGGTCTAGTGGTATGAATTAAAGGGGCAATTTACTGTTATTGTtttccttttaatgtgttcccatgaCGTTTTATAGCAACTGCACagtattaaatgtattggaaattgctcatttaggtttatttcGGCACAAATTTCCATTGTCTTTAAACGAGTGCATATTGTCAATATAACTAGATGATTCACCCAAACGGAGCTCACCAAGAGAGTGTTTGGCAGCTTGTGCCTTATCTGGTGTTAACAAAGCATTGATGGAATCAAACACTACTTCAAAAACATGCTATTTGTATTCCACAATTAGTATTGAAATTAATATATTGTAACACCACTCAAATAAGCAAATTTGCACTTAATGCCGTTCATCTCAAATTATACACTGCTTATTGGCATGACCACACCACTCTTTGTAGAGGATTAGTCAAAAATAGTACCATGTGCGATGGGTTCAGTTCCAACCACAATTCTCAGGGGCCCCTGGTGGCAACTGCTGGTGTTAGTAGAGAATCCTCAGCTCCAAATTGCCAAAAAATGTTTCCATAtctcataaatattatttttacaaaGTAGGGCGTGGACTTTGACAACAACAGGGTAATTTCTACCAAAGCCTAGCATGCACTAAGCTCAGAATATAAGACAACAAAACTCAGGTTTATTGCATTGATCTCCGAGTTTCTCTATGTGCTTTGCCATCATAATTCTTCACTGAAGCTGCTGCAGGaatacaagaaaaaaaatcaaattatattaCTAAACCAAACAAGAGATTTGGGGAACATTTGTTAATATGTTTTTGAAGCAAACATTCACAgacaattcaattttttttttgcctgaagataacaaagaaaattacctTTTCTATTACAGTTAGTCCAATAGGTTGTGTTAGCCTAAAATCCCCTTTTCTCGATGAATTAAATGAGCAAAACCATTTCCATGTGTTTAATTATAGAAAGCTATCATTTTCATTAAAAgtcttattttatgtttattattatggTTTTTGCAAGCGTTATATTGTGTGATGTTTCTGACAATTACCGTTATTTACAGTACAACTTGTATCTGGGTTTTGGCCACAATAGTAAATGTACACAAGTGAAAATTGGGGGCATTTTGTAcgacattaaaaaaaaaggtttgtggTAATGTGTGTAGTGTAAATATGTCTAAATAATATGCTACACACTACTTCTTAAGGGATTTAGTATTTtgttacttttaatatttttatttctaaataagcACTCAAATAGTTTCTTACATTAACCTCTCATTTATAGCTAACAAATTCAGGCAATTATATAATTACTGTTGGTACACGGGGCCCCATTTGTTAAGCTGCAAAAGCAGATTTGGGGCCTCAGCGTTGCAGGTTTTCATGAGCgagcctgaaacgctagttaagtagctgtggtgttaaagggacagtatacactcattttcatataactgtatgtaatagacactactataaagaataggatacacagatactgatataaatatccagtataaaactgtttaaaatcatacttagaagctctcagtttagctctgttgaaaagatagctggaaataagacactcccccctcccccttcttttgcatatgaaaagaccctttacacaaacaggagcaagctggagtaggcagctgacggtattctcctaaaaatttggggcttggttaggagtctgaaaatcagcgcaatgttatttaaaaataagcaaaactatacatttaaaaaaaacaaaaaactttatgggctatataaatagatctacaaaacatttatggaaagaaaaaatgagtgtataatgtccctttaagaccgctgatATTTACACTCTCCGTCACCTAAAGTGTGATCcaatcaagatgattgacagcccctgcttatgCATGATTGTCTACGCTATTGTACAACATGCTGCCCGGTCGCCCTGAGgtcaggcagacaggttcacagaAGTGAACCTTGTCCGCCTGCCAATTAATAAATGGGGCTCATTATGTCAAGTGCATGTGCCCATTAGGAATCTTATGAACTGGGGATGGTGAGTGAGCAGTAAGCATAAGTATATAGTAGCTAggtttgccaggtgtccagtattttagtgtTAACTAAATATACACAGCCTCCTTGTATCTACATGAATGACAAGtgtggagcagaaagaagtgaggggcagtcaagggATCAAATCGCTGTTTATGTTTGCTACCcccagccaaagaggtaaaattattgattTCTCTGTTACTGACAGTTAAAAGGTAAAATGACTGCATATTTGAGGGAAATATACATCATGGGACCAAGAATAGAAACTAAGGTAGAGCTTTTAAAGTAGCACTGTGGGACCCCCACCTACAATTGTGCCCAGTCACCTACAGATTGTCCAGTAGTTTTGTGAAGGACGGCTGGCAGCCCTAATAGTAgcattatatatgtatgtttttttaatatgataAACATAATGTtataaagcaataataaaatgaatgcAAGCTGCAGGGGATGAATTTCATTCAAAACTATTTTTGTTTCTAGTTTAATAATAGTTAAGTTTTAGAGAAAATTGTGATATCAGATTTGACACATTTATAGATATTGTCTTTCCAGGAATTAAATGTATAATCGAAAGAAAAATAAGATTTAGGCACAGGTACATTTTTGTATTATGCTAACTacatacatttgataatataatgcCATATCATATTTCTTTAATAGTAACATCTATGTTTCTTTTCTCTCAGCTGTTCTCTTTATACAACCAGTTTATGCCATCTGGGCATGTGTTCGCTCCTGTCCACCAAGCTGTGTTTGCACCCAGGAGAGGAGTTGCTCTGTTTTGTGTGACCGAATAGGACTTCCAGATATCCCGAAAGGTTTTCCCTGTGAAGCCTCTTTTATTAACTtagataaaaataacattaaattccTCTCTGAAAGGGCGTTTGGAACTTTGCCTTCTTTAAAATCACTTTCACTAAGTCACAACAACATATCATTTATCACCCCAGGAGCTTTCAAAGGTCTGCCCAATCTGATAGAGCTTAGAATGGCTCATAATGATTACCTTCGCTATTTGCACACACGAACATATTCAGCCCTGAAGAAACTTATAAAACTGGATTTAGCAGATTGCAACCTTTTCAACATCCCAGACAGGATATTTCTGGATCTACCAGCTTTACGTGAACTTATCTTCTTTCAAAACAACTTTAGGAGAATCCCTGGAGCCATCCGTGGAATGGAGAATTTGACTCATGTTTATCTTGAAGACAATCGGATAGAAGCTGTAGCCTATAATTCTCTCCAGGATCTAAGAAATCTAAAATATCTTAACCTACAAGGCAATAGAATATATGTTATCCATGACAAATCATTCCAAGATTGTGAGAAAATGGAATACCTCTATCTTAATGATAACCTAATTGATGAACTACCAGCAAACTCTTTTAAGGGGCTGAGAAAGTTAAAAATGTTGAATATGGGTGGAAATGTTATAAGAAACCTCTCAAATGTTTGGTTTCAAGATCTAGTTGAGCTAGAGATCCTCTATCTTGAtcgaaataaaataagttttattgaGGAAGGGGCTTTTGACAATCTCACGGGATTGGTATCTTTGCACCTAAATAGTAATAACTTAACTACATTGCCTTTTGAGGTCTTTAAACCAGTTTATTTTTTGGGTAGACTTTTTCTCTTTAGGAATCCTTGGGAATGTGACTGCAGGATAGAATGGTTAAAAGACTGGATGGATAGTTACAAACTTGTCCGTGATGTTCCTTGCTCATCACCACCATCAGTTGCAGGATTGGATCTCAGCGATATATACTTTAAAAGGTCAGTGGATGGTGTCTGCCAAGATCCTACAGAACAAAACATGACTTATTTTGTTCCAGTCCCCACAGAAGGACGTCAATCTACTATGGAAACAAAACTCAGCAGCCTTATTTCTAAACTTCTTCTGCCAAGAGGAAAGTATGAAGATATAGGGAATACAACAGGTAGATTTGACAATATTACATTAGCTGATTCTTCCTTTAGTTTAGCAGTATGTTCAGCTGAGTACTGGCTAGTCTTTATCATTCTTCTGATATTTGCTATGTTCTAGATCAGACATgcccaaccattttttttttaccaaatgctGGTTTAGATTtactacaaaaataaatataactagATATTATTATCAGAATTCAAGAGAATAATTTGTACAGACTTCACACTGCCCTATGGCTTTTCATTAACCAATGTATAATAATGGTAACGACTAACACCCTTTCACTCTGTAACCATTTTTTCACTTAAATTAGATAGTATAGAAATAATAATATTCTGTAGTATAGTTTGCTTAAAGGCAGTGGTGGGATTCAGCCTGTTTTAACCATTTATTAAGAACCT
Proteins encoded in this region:
- the NYX gene encoding nyctalopin, producing MNDKCGAERSEGQSRDQIAVYVCYPQPKSNIYVSFLSAVLFIQPVYAIWACVRSCPPSCVCTQERSCSVLCDRIGLPDIPKGFPCEASFINLDKNNIKFLSERAFGTLPSLKSLSLSHNNISFITPGAFKGLPNLIELRMAHNDYLRYLHTRTYSALKKLIKLDLADCNLFNIPDRIFLDLPALRELIFFQNNFRRIPGAIRGMENLTHVYLEDNRIEAVAYNSLQDLRNLKYLNLQGNRIYVIHDKSFQDCEKMEYLYLNDNLIDELPANSFKGLRKLKMLNMGGNVIRNLSNVWFQDLVELEILYLDRNKISFIEEGAFDNLTGLVSLHLNSNNLTTLPFEVFKPVYFLGRLFLFRNPWECDCRIEWLKDWMDSYKLVRDVPCSSPPSVAGLDLSDIYFKRSVDGVCQDPTEQNMTYFVPVPTEGRQSTMETKLSSLISKLLLPRGKYEDIGNTTGRFDNITLADSSFSLAVCSAEYWLVFIILLIFAMF